AGTTGAAGAGTATCCTGAAGGATAGTTCCATGCTTGGTGCccgggggaaggaggagggggggcgTCCTGGGAGCCCAGCCCCTTACACCTACCTGCATGGGACCAACAGGAGAGATGGACAGCCGGAGTCCCAGTCCTCCTTCACCACTTTCAAGCCCCACTCTGATGCTTCCAGGAGGGTGTCCACCAGGTCCAGGGACAGCAGCTCCCTCCAGCTTGGCTCCGGTGTGGACTCGTCAACCTCATACAGGTCGGATGTGACTGGCGCAAACAGGCAATCCGGAATACGGTCGTCCACGTTCGAGAGCAGCAGTGCCAACTGTGGAGAGACCTGGAACTCAGAAACAGGTTAgtctggtttgggattagttttatcaaaaagctatttttattttaaaacatTTAATGTAGCTAATATAGTAGTTCCCTCACAGGCGAATATTTTTACAGACATGGTAGTTGCTTTTGGCTCTTTTTCTCATAGATAACAGTAAAGACAACATGGATAAGTCTGGGACTCAGAGCTTCATCTCAGCCATGGAGCATATCAAGCAGCAGATTGCCCGGGAGAATATCAACTTTGTCCGCTTCGAGGCCAC
This sequence is a window from Coregonus clupeaformis isolate EN_2021a unplaced genomic scaffold, ASM2061545v1 scaf1868, whole genome shotgun sequence. Protein-coding genes within it:
- the LOC123487901 gene encoding uncharacterized protein LOC123487901, which gives rise to MSIKGMHDSEDLVLEEGSSRLRDRVDGSGMSLGKKKGVKVSGKNMAPVDWDRGGPSIVHHSSYMSSPRPSENPPTIISIGPSLHTHRPSGSPERDRPRQDEVPPSRVEWSREGCTYSQRASNSEVGVSRQTMDELKSILKDSSMLGARGKEEGGRPGSPAPYTYLHGTNRRDGQPESQSSFTTFKPHSDASRRVSTRSRDSSSLQLGSGVDSSTSYRSDVTGANRQSGIRSSTFESSSANCGETWNSETDNSKDNMDKSGTQSFISAMEHIKQQIARENINFVRFEATDLHGVSRSKTVPVRFFH